TTAATGTGATTTAGTAGACAGTAAAGAttgaaaaagcaaaaagaacctCAAAACTTATCACTTTAAGCTAATTCACTTAAAGTACTCCCTTAAATTTATCGCCTTAAAGCTTTAAAGTTTATTAAGTCTGAAAATAAACGATTTAAGAGTTTTTATGAagattatattaatatacatatttaaagaATATTCTGACCTAAAAATCTAAGTGAATGAATTTGTGTTTACTTAGATATATTGGCAGAGTTGACACATCTATAACTATCAGTTGACATGACTATATACCTACCAATGGGGCAAAGTTGCAGAtcagagctatatatatatatatatatatatatataaaaggtataCCGAAGGACTACTTCACATCCATTTTTCTTCAGTTTGACATATTAAACTAGAACCATGGTAGATTTAGCGCCATATCATCTCATCTTCACCTTGTTTCTCTTTGGCATTTACTCCACAAATCATGCTTGCAACCAAATAGACCGCGACTCTCTCTCGTCCTTAGTCTTCAAACATACGTCTTCTCCTCTATTAAATTGGTCTTCCATTGATTGTTGTGAGTGGGAAGGTATTTCTTGTGATCATAAACACCAAATCACCCATATTGGTTTACCTTTTAAAGGCCTAAGTGGGAGTATATCTCCTTTGCTTGGAAACCTCTCACAGCTCTCTCACCTTAATCTCTCCCACAATTCACTTTTGGGTCCTTTCCCTAAGGGATTGTTTTCGTCTTTGAAGCAACTCAAGGTCCTTGATTTGAGCTACAACAATCTATTTGGAGATATATCTAGCTTGCCTGCCTCCATTCAAATTGTTGATATATCTAGTAATCACTTTAACAATACAATCCAATCTTCATTTCTTCAAAGAGCATGGATGTTGACAGAGCTCAATCTCAGCAATAATACTTTTGTGGGCCTTATTCCTTCATTTTCTTGCATCAATGCTTCCTTGGTAAGGCTTCTTGATTTCTCCCATAATCATTATAGTGGGCATATTCCTAGGGGACTAGGAGCATGTTCCAAACTAAAGGTTTTTCGGGCAGGTTTTAACCATCTCTCAGGTTTGCTTCCTCATGATATATACAATGCAACaatgttaaaagaaattttcttacctttcaaTAATCTTTCAGGACCCATTAGTAGTGACATTGTGAATCTTGCCAAACTCACCAACCTTGAGTTATATGGCAATAAATTGAGTGGCAAGCTTCCTATGAATATTGGGAAGCTCTCCAAATTAAATGACCTACTCCTTGATGACAACTCCTTTACAGGTCCTTTGCCCCCATCTTTGGTGAATTGCACAAATCTCAATATATTGATTTTGCGATACAATTTTCTTGAAGGAGACATCTCAACCTTTAATTTCTCTAGTCTTCATCAACTTACCGTAATTGACCTaggggttaataacttttttggtaacTTACCAGTAAGCCTTTACTCATGCAAGTCCCTAGTAGCACTTCGACTTTCCGCCAACCAACTAGAGGGACAAATCCAACCAGAGATACTTCAATTGAAATTATTATCCTTCCTTTCACTTACTAACAATAGGCTAACCAATATCACTAATGCAATCAAGATTTTGATGCGTTGCAAGGCACTCACCATAGTCCTCCTTGGAGGAAACTTTCTACATGAGGCAATGCCGGGTGATGACACTATAGTTGGTTTTAATGGATTTGAAAATCTCcaagttttgagttttgatgagTCCCAATTGACTGGTCAATTGCCAATATGGCTATCTAGGCTTAAGAAGCTAGAATTTTTAACTCTAGATTTCAATCGTATCACAGGTTCAATTCCTGGTTGGTTATCGACTCTTCCAAGGCTCTTCGCTCTATACCTCTCTCATAACCTCATTTCAGGTGAATTTCCAAAAGAACTTTGTGCATTGCCAACATTACAGTCATCAAAGGCTTTAGTAGGCAACAATCATTTGGATTTACCACTTTTTAACTCAATAAGTAATTTCCGatacaattttctctcaaacaTGCGAGCAACAATAGTTCTTGCGAACAACAATCTTAGTGGCAGCATCCCTGTTGAGATC
This window of the Corylus avellana chromosome ca5, CavTom2PMs-1.0 genome carries:
- the LOC132182437 gene encoding receptor-like protein 3; the encoded protein is MVDLAPYHLIFTLFLFGIYSTNHACNQIDRDSLSSLVFKHTSSPLLNWSSIDCCEWEGISCDHKHQITHIGLPFKGLSGSISPLLGNLSQLSHLNLSHNSLLGPFPKGLFSSLKQLKVLDLSYNNLFGDISSLPASIQIVDISSNHFNNTIQSSFLQRAWMLTELNLSNNTFVGLIPSFSCINASLVRLLDFSHNHYSGHIPRGLGACSKLKVFRAGFNHLSGLLPHDIYNATMLKEIFLPFNNLSGPISSDIVNLAKLTNLELYGNKLSGKLPMNIGKLSKLNDLLLDDNSFTGPLPPSLVNCTNLNILILRYNFLEGDISTFNFSSLHQLTVIDLGVNNFFGNLPVSLYSCKSLVALRLSANQLEGQIQPEILQLKLLSFLSLTNNRLTNITNAIKILMRCKALTIVLLGGNFLHEAMPGDDTIVGFNGFENLQVLSFDESQLTGQLPIWLSRLKKLEFLTLDFNRITGSIPGWLSTLPRLFALYLSHNLISVLANNNLSGSIPVEIGRLKLLDHLDLSHNKFSGSIPNEMSQLTNLEILDLSANQFSGEIPASLSSLHFLNNFSVANNNLHGPIPSGTQLQSFDVSAYEGNLGLCGPPLLDECAHIVRTKNDTGDEENGHRIPWFQITVVFGFITGFWGVCGPLLFSYKWRVAYFQFMDQVKDRFIILFFKIAYWSL